A region of Thiofilum sp. DNA encodes the following proteins:
- a CDS encoding DUF294 nucleotidyltransferase-like domain-containing protein: protein MMAHCPTRPIKALRLGGVSMQEELVVIRDFIASCPPFDQLAEPALTQLTPQWVIRYLRRGSAFPPHSTPHYWLIRRGAIEIRDADNQLLEKLAEGDSYSADCLSAPSAIQTKAHTSEDTLLYALPLPALAALWQQHPTLHQLMLADLGQRIAHAHQRVLPSIERNLLSLALKDLLHRPAVSMEADTPLQTAAQYMVAQRVSALLVTQDQRLCGILTDRDLRSRALAQGLAFSTPISAIMTPNPLTLSPEQPCADALTLMTERGIHHLPISLNGELYGLVSSSDLLQLQSRNSLYLADRMRRSPHRESLISLAHELPELWFSIAQRGENPLLLGRLISTIADTLTQRLLVLAEQQLGEPPIPYAWIAYGSQGRHELTLHSDQDNALILADSYDVSQHGSYFEQLTRYVCEGLAASGFILCPGNMMAMNPQWRLPVQAWLDLFADWIYHTDAHKARLATNLFDLRYVAGSADLVPLLRTYVEEHGASAPLQHYLAHNTATPSVQPLGFFRHYVLTTHAENTQLDLKPSALLPLISLARIYALNSASSEVNTVARFQWAAHQGLLSASGAQELIQAFALALNLRTQHQVQQYAQGLALTNVLSVQTLSTQDKQALRDVFKLIALHQHRIRQAYLKG, encoded by the coding sequence ATGATGGCTCATTGCCCAACCCGCCCGATTAAAGCCTTACGGCTTGGAGGAGTGAGTATGCAGGAAGAGCTGGTTGTTATTCGTGATTTTATTGCGAGTTGCCCTCCGTTTGATCAACTCGCGGAGCCTGCCTTAACTCAACTCACGCCTCAATGGGTGATTCGCTATCTGCGCCGAGGCAGTGCTTTTCCCCCTCACTCCACGCCACACTACTGGCTTATTCGTCGAGGGGCTATTGAAATCCGTGACGCGGATAATCAATTACTAGAAAAACTAGCCGAAGGGGATAGTTATAGCGCTGATTGCTTGAGTGCTCCTAGTGCTATACAGACAAAGGCTCACACCAGTGAAGATACCCTGCTTTATGCGTTACCCTTGCCCGCTTTAGCAGCTTTATGGCAGCAACACCCTACACTACATCAACTCATGCTAGCTGATTTAGGGCAACGCATCGCGCACGCTCATCAGCGCGTCTTGCCTAGTATTGAGCGTAATCTATTGAGCTTAGCGCTTAAAGATTTGCTACACCGTCCGGCGGTTAGTATGGAGGCTGATACGCCCTTACAAACAGCCGCTCAGTATATGGTAGCACAACGGGTTTCTGCTTTATTGGTGACTCAAGATCAACGCTTATGTGGCATTCTCACCGACCGTGATTTACGCAGTCGTGCACTGGCTCAGGGGCTAGCATTTTCTACACCGATTAGTGCCATTATGACACCCAATCCCCTGACTTTAAGCCCTGAACAACCTTGTGCAGACGCCCTAACGCTCATGACCGAACGCGGTATACATCATTTACCTATTAGCCTGAATGGTGAGCTGTATGGCTTAGTCAGTAGTAGCGATTTATTGCAATTACAAAGCCGTAATAGTCTGTATCTAGCGGATCGTATGCGCCGCTCTCCCCATAGAGAGAGCCTGATTAGCTTAGCGCATGAATTACCTGAACTATGGTTTAGCATTGCGCAGCGTGGTGAAAATCCCTTACTGTTAGGTCGACTGATTAGCACGATTGCTGATACCTTAACACAACGCCTATTAGTCTTAGCCGAGCAACAACTAGGAGAACCACCTATCCCCTATGCGTGGATCGCCTACGGTTCGCAAGGTCGTCATGAACTCACCTTACACTCTGATCAAGATAATGCCTTAATCCTCGCCGATAGCTATGATGTATCTCAGCATGGTTCCTATTTTGAACAACTAACACGCTACGTCTGTGAAGGCTTAGCCGCCAGTGGTTTTATCCTTTGTCCGGGTAATATGATGGCGATGAATCCACAATGGCGTTTACCTGTACAGGCATGGCTAGACTTATTTGCTGACTGGATCTATCACACCGATGCACATAAGGCACGGCTTGCTACTAATCTATTTGATTTACGCTATGTAGCAGGCAGTGCTGATCTTGTGCCACTGTTGCGCACTTATGTGGAGGAGCATGGGGCTAGTGCGCCACTACAACACTATCTAGCTCATAATACTGCCACGCCTAGCGTGCAACCCTTGGGATTTTTCCGCCACTATGTTTTAACCACTCATGCTGAAAACACTCAGCTCGACCTTAAACCATCAGCACTATTACCCCTGATTAGCTTGGCTCGCATTTATGCGTTGAATAGTGCTAGTAGCGAGGTCAATACCGTGGCACGTTTTCAGTGGGCAGCGCATCAAGGATTATTGAGTGCTAGCGGTGCACAAGAACTCATACAAGCCTTTGCATTAGCCCTAAACCTGCGCACTCAACATCAAGTACAGCAATATGCTCAGGGCTTAGCGTTAACTAACGTACTCTCGGTGCAAACCTTAAGTACACAGGATAAACAGGCACTGCGCGATGTGTTTAAGCTGATAGCGCTACATCAACACCGTATCAGACAAGCTTATTTAAAGGGCTAA
- a CDS encoding DUF3226 domain-containing protein yields the protein MNRDILLVEGKSDQELFRYLLSKHPELQHIELSPPKPLGFDGDGIDGLLKALPNLLKFKEFGGNLAVVLDADYASTNKGFHKRRTQILEIIGAFGYDISGAMPDKGVGELFSHPDLTPFGLWIMPDHSSEGMVETLLAQAIQHPARLELFQYITNTANDLLKVEQLKEICFKATHKDKTLFNTWLFWQKQPSECKSDSISIIECALQQGWIDCNHLLLKNLVFWLANAFNRTS from the coding sequence ATGAATAGAGATATTTTATTAGTTGAAGGTAAGAGCGACCAAGAGCTTTTTAGATATTTATTATCTAAGCATCCAGAACTCCAGCATATTGAATTATCACCACCTAAACCATTAGGGTTTGACGGTGATGGTATAGATGGTTTACTTAAAGCTCTACCTAATTTATTAAAGTTTAAAGAGTTCGGTGGAAACCTAGCAGTAGTACTAGATGCAGATTATGCCAGTACCAATAAAGGTTTTCATAAAAGACGTACACAAATTCTCGAAATAATAGGAGCTTTTGGCTATGACATTTCAGGTGCAATGCCCGATAAGGGGGTGGGTGAACTATTTTCGCATCCTGACCTGACTCCTTTTGGTTTATGGATTATGCCTGATCATAGTTCAGAAGGAATGGTCGAAACCTTGTTGGCACAAGCTATTCAACACCCAGCACGTTTAGAGTTATTTCAGTACATCACCAATACAGCTAATGATCTTTTAAAAGTGGAACAGCTTAAAGAGATTTGCTTCAAAGCCACTCATAAAGATAAAACCTTATTCAATACTTGGCTGTTTTGGCAAAAGCAACCCTCAGAATGTAAGTCAGATAGTATTTCTATTATAGAGTGTGCCTTACAACAAGGCTGGATTGATTGCAATCACTTGTTGCTAAAAAACTTAGTCTTTTGGCTAGCCAACGCCTTTAATAGAACATCTTAA
- a CDS encoding nuclease-related domain-containing protein produces the protein MIIKNTDNKNAALQILERLAQYPNLTINQQKAIEKEINLVRAGIKGEQEAAYQIDFAFKDSKHSVVIHDLCLEINGRIAQIDHLLIGRSLITFVLETKYFNTGLKINDYGEFLKWNNYLKTYEGMASPIEQNERHITVLKDAFALIDMPKRLGVRLSPTFHSFVVVSTNSRVDRSKKFDTSQVIKADTIKTNLLQKIEKMGLIDTISNTARLVSYETLENIAHQLCSLHRPITVDYKAKFGIVEPVSVSNNTSYSLLPTL, from the coding sequence ATGATTATAAAAAATACTGACAATAAAAATGCAGCATTACAAATACTTGAGCGACTTGCACAGTATCCCAATCTCACTATTAACCAGCAAAAGGCGATTGAAAAAGAAATCAATCTAGTACGAGCGGGTATTAAAGGTGAGCAAGAGGCTGCTTATCAAATTGATTTTGCTTTTAAAGATTCTAAGCATTCAGTGGTTATTCATGACCTGTGCTTAGAGATTAATGGCAGGATTGCTCAAATTGATCATTTGTTAATAGGTCGTAGTTTAATAACATTTGTATTAGAAACTAAGTACTTTAATACGGGTCTGAAAATCAATGATTATGGCGAGTTCTTAAAATGGAATAATTATTTAAAAACTTATGAAGGCATGGCTTCACCGATTGAGCAGAACGAAAGGCATATTACGGTTTTAAAAGATGCTTTTGCTCTCATTGACATGCCTAAACGTTTAGGTGTGCGTTTGTCACCTACCTTTCATTCATTTGTAGTAGTGTCTACCAATTCAAGAGTAGATCGTTCTAAAAAGTTCGACACAAGTCAGGTCATTAAAGCTGATACAATTAAAACCAATCTATTGCAAAAAATTGAAAAAATGGGCTTAATAGATACTATCAGTAATACGGCTCGATTAGTCTCATATGAAACATTAGAAAATATTGCTCACCAGTTATGTTCTTTACATCGACCTATTACTGTAGATTATAAGGCTAAATTTGGTATTGTAGAACCAGTTTCTGTCTCTAATAATACTTCTTATTCATTACTGCCGACATTGTAA
- a CDS encoding AAA family ATPase gives MLLDSLYIQNFRCFDKLQIDSLGQVNLIVGKNSVGKSTLLEAVYLFAKRGRRFAIDNLLKNRNDGFNEKSDLSGLFYNRYCTALEENALVVANKDFTQGFHLTCNSWRLSQFSKEGKILEDTLQLSMFSYEQEHPCELVITDLYNESYLASLWDDISVNLDDKIVKDAMQIITPNIVNIVFVQNPKVERFERIAIVKIKEQARGVSLKSLGEGSSRVLQMFLHALKAQNGFLLIDEFENGLHYSIQEEVWTKLFKVAQELNIQIFATTHSQDTIKSFCKVAIENTEVEGKLLSLGRSAKASNLGQIQAVSFDEEQLKLFVDSGLEVRG, from the coding sequence ATGTTGCTGGATAGCCTGTACATTCAAAATTTTCGCTGTTTTGACAAGCTACAAATTGATTCACTGGGGCAAGTGAATTTAATTGTGGGTAAGAATAGTGTAGGTAAAAGTACTTTATTAGAGGCTGTCTATTTATTTGCCAAACGTGGTAGAAGGTTTGCTATTGATAATTTATTAAAAAATAGAAATGATGGGTTTAATGAGAAAAGTGATTTGAGTGGGTTATTTTATAATAGGTATTGTACTGCACTAGAAGAGAATGCATTAGTAGTTGCAAATAAAGATTTTACGCAGGGTTTTCATTTGACATGTAATAGTTGGAGATTAAGTCAATTTAGTAAAGAGGGTAAAATTCTTGAGGATACGTTACAACTTAGTATGTTTTCTTATGAGCAAGAACACCCTTGTGAGTTGGTTATAACAGACCTATATAATGAGAGCTATCTTGCTTCATTGTGGGATGATATATCAGTAAATCTTGATGATAAAATCGTAAAAGATGCGATGCAGATTATAACGCCTAATATAGTCAATATTGTATTTGTACAAAATCCGAAGGTTGAGCGATTTGAGCGGATAGCTATAGTAAAGATAAAAGAGCAGGCTAGAGGCGTATCTTTAAAAAGTTTAGGTGAGGGAAGTAGTAGAGTGCTGCAAATGTTTTTGCATGCTCTTAAGGCTCAAAATGGTTTTTTATTAATAGATGAATTTGAGAATGGCTTGCACTATTCTATTCAAGAAGAAGTATGGACTAAGTTATTTAAAGTAGCGCAAGAACTAAATATTCAAATCTTTGCGACTACTCATAGCCAAGATACTATTAAGTCTTTCTGTAAAGTGGCTATAGAAAATACTGAAGTAGAAGGTAAGCTACTATCACTGGGGCGCAGTGCTAAAGCTTCTAATTTAGGGCAGATTCAAGCAGTGAGCTTCGATGAGGAGCAATTAAAGCTATTTGTTGATTCTGGCTTAGAGGTGCGCGGCTAA
- a CDS encoding 3'-5' exonuclease, which translates to MQQFLSALHRAWLSKRLKHQTQAQPLLTYLNTPSPNLQDTWQQGAYLVLDLETSGSDPLHDDILSFGWVIIRQEHIELASARHYLVQARRLLRERNVAIHHITDDQAAQGHPLTEVLTLFLTALSGKLLVAHYAPTELGFIKQACLNCFGAKPPIPTLDTLQLARRHPATRHHSLRLVALRSHYHLPRYALHNALSDALATAELLLAQLNTSPTLANLPLKDLITHT; encoded by the coding sequence ATGCAGCAGTTCCTCAGCGCTTTACACCGCGCATGGTTAAGCAAACGCTTAAAGCATCAGACTCAAGCACAGCCCTTATTAACTTACCTAAATACCCCTAGTCCTAATCTCCAAGATACTTGGCAACAAGGCGCTTACTTAGTATTAGATTTAGAGACCAGTGGCAGTGATCCTCTACACGACGATATTTTAAGTTTTGGTTGGGTGATTATCAGGCAGGAACATATTGAGCTAGCTAGCGCCCGTCATTATTTAGTACAAGCACGGCGCTTATTACGGGAGCGCAATGTCGCCATTCACCATATTACCGACGATCAAGCCGCTCAAGGACACCCCCTCACCGAAGTACTCACCCTATTTTTAACCGCTTTAAGTGGAAAATTATTAGTTGCCCACTATGCGCCCACCGAATTAGGCTTTATTAAGCAAGCGTGTCTTAATTGCTTCGGTGCAAAACCACCTATCCCTACTCTAGATACCCTGCAACTTGCTCGCCGCCATCCTGCTACACGCCATCATAGTTTGCGTTTGGTTGCCCTACGGTCGCATTATCACTTACCACGTTATGCCCTACATAATGCTTTAAGTGATGCACTCGCTACGGCTGAATTATTATTAGCTCAGCTCAATACTAGCCCCACCCTAGCGAACCTTCCCCTTAAAGACTTAATCACGCATACCTAA
- a CDS encoding hemerythrin domain-containing protein, with the protein MHKILADLHQDHINLATLLGLLEEQVHYLAEGDDANLWLILDIADYIERYSDYVHHPKEDRVYAVLAECTSENADTLTELLAQHHQLPNDTLTFQALIKGVLYDDAIVLRDGLVAKINEFIAAQKQHMNLEEGIIFPLIQKHLKPNHWNALENSLLNAEDPLFGAKVMERYEQLYAVVSEKMAA; encoded by the coding sequence ATGCACAAGATTCTAGCGGATCTACATCAAGATCATATCAATCTAGCGACTTTATTGGGCTTGTTAGAAGAGCAAGTGCACTATTTAGCTGAGGGCGATGATGCTAATTTGTGGTTAATCCTAGATATTGCGGATTATATTGAGCGTTATTCGGATTATGTGCACCATCCAAAAGAAGATCGCGTTTATGCTGTGCTAGCAGAGTGTACTTCAGAGAATGCTGATACCCTGACGGAGTTACTCGCCCAACATCATCAACTGCCTAATGATACCTTAACCTTTCAAGCCTTGATTAAAGGGGTATTGTATGATGATGCTATTGTATTGCGTGATGGTTTAGTGGCTAAAATCAATGAGTTTATTGCAGCACAAAAGCAGCACATGAATTTAGAAGAGGGTATTATCTTCCCACTCATCCAAAAGCATCTGAAGCCTAATCATTGGAATGCCCTAGAAAATAGCCTGCTCAATGCAGAAGATCCTCTATTTGGTGCAAAAGTGATGGAGCGCTATGAGCAATTATATGCAGTGGTCAGTGAGAAAATGGCCGCATAA
- a CDS encoding oxidoreductase-like domain-containing protein: MTTAEVPTPPNPNECCGNGCEPCIWDIYREELRKWQEQQAKFEGESNLPK; the protein is encoded by the coding sequence ATGACAACAGCAGAAGTACCTACCCCACCGAACCCAAATGAGTGTTGTGGTAATGGCTGTGAACCCTGTATTTGGGATATTTATCGTGAGGAATTGCGCAAATGGCAGGAGCAGCAAGCTAAGTTTGAAGGGGAAAGTAATTTGCCCAAGTGA
- a CDS encoding glycerophosphodiester phosphodiesterase family protein: MSTKWPLIPLIAHRGASHDAPENTLAAFRLAWEQGADGIEGDFHLTLDGQIVCVHDEVLEQQGQRYIVAETTLSSLQQIFPAIPTLEQVLALVPTNKRMVIELKCGVEIVFSALEQVIKSGLSTEQVMFIAFDAQVIAELKRQAPEWTACWLTELELDEQGALTPSTTSIMHTLHTIQADGVSTFAHPNMSPEWIEPLLAQGFEWHVWTVDEPNLARQLIVCGVQSITTNRPEWLREQLST, encoded by the coding sequence ATGTCTACTAAATGGCCGCTAATCCCCTTAATCGCGCATCGGGGGGCTTCGCATGATGCACCTGAAAATACTCTAGCAGCGTTTCGTTTGGCGTGGGAGCAGGGGGCTGATGGCATTGAGGGCGATTTTCATCTCACGCTTGATGGACAGATTGTGTGTGTGCACGATGAGGTATTAGAACAACAAGGACAACGCTATATCGTCGCTGAGACTACCTTATCTAGCTTGCAACAAATATTTCCTGCTATACCTACGCTAGAGCAAGTATTAGCTTTAGTGCCTACTAATAAGCGTATGGTGATTGAGTTAAAGTGTGGCGTAGAGATTGTATTTAGCGCATTAGAGCAGGTCATAAAATCCGGTTTGAGCACTGAGCAGGTGATGTTTATTGCGTTTGATGCTCAAGTTATTGCTGAGTTAAAACGCCAAGCTCCCGAATGGACCGCCTGTTGGTTAACCGAGTTAGAGCTAGATGAACAGGGTGCTTTAACTCCCTCAACTACCTCTATTATGCATACCTTACACACTATTCAAGCCGATGGAGTCAGTACCTTCGCTCATCCTAATATGAGTCCAGAATGGATTGAACCCCTCTTAGCGCAAGGCTTTGAGTGGCATGTGTGGACCGTGGATGAGCCTAATTTGGCGCGTCAGCTTATAGTTTGTGGTGTGCAATCGATTACGACTAATCGCCCAGAATGGTTACGTGAGCAATTAAGTACTTAG
- a CDS encoding endonuclease yields the protein MKFATFNLFQFLKPPFFWYERQAINTYTPEEWEQKCRWVLQRLRQMDADVVGFQEVFSVPELKALVEQAGYSTFIQVDEPAALEADAQVYIKPIVALAAKLPIQTVQTVEIPAAVLQDLRLAPDFRFSRQPICVILDTPDLGLVQAYVVHLKSKRPLLPPAQAYPDEVPWLDRIHHTMQQLSRGNIAALLQRGAEATILYHHISNALLNNERLPVVVMGDLNDEEHSTPLAALTMGERIYEAGGLDYALWPEEAKGYLHRFKLQDTFNLAPNMRNRARPHTHLFKGDGTVLDYILVSNSLNNQNPNARAEVAHYQALHDHLDSDGIPNRLQSDHGQVKVDIRAVVDYANLPEVKRTIRLHTRLDTETVMTRQDFIDLAGGVFQSPKHFSQWDAREKWENFWSFFFDTAYGWVPAIYGTVPVDELYQKQRHSIEHIIPRTFLDQYLATKPHIPRNVRNGATVNPFNFAPSERGLNAKRSSFAFDMDGDRVVRPFNLTLHADSFTNTGFDADNEWVIPSRNRGDVARAILYMVLIYDIRELYDRHLQTLIHWAKVDSPSAWEFAYNDWVYNKHSIRNPFIDKPEKVLPLLNNALLLSCAVCQVSEEPQ from the coding sequence ATGAAATTTGCCACTTTCAATCTGTTTCAGTTTTTAAAGCCACCGTTTTTTTGGTATGAGCGCCAAGCTATTAATACCTACACACCTGAAGAATGGGAGCAAAAATGCCGTTGGGTATTGCAGCGCTTGCGCCAAATGGATGCTGATGTGGTGGGGTTTCAGGAAGTATTTTCTGTTCCAGAATTAAAGGCACTCGTAGAGCAAGCAGGGTATAGCACTTTTATTCAAGTCGATGAGCCTGCTGCGTTAGAGGCCGATGCTCAAGTTTATATTAAGCCTATTGTGGCATTAGCAGCCAAATTACCGATTCAAACTGTGCAAACAGTAGAGATTCCCGCTGCAGTATTACAGGACTTACGTCTAGCGCCTGATTTTCGTTTTAGCCGACAACCGATTTGCGTCATTTTAGACACGCCCGATTTAGGTCTGGTACAAGCCTATGTCGTACACCTTAAATCGAAGCGTCCCTTATTGCCGCCTGCCCAAGCCTATCCTGATGAAGTGCCTTGGCTAGATCGTATTCATCACACTATGCAACAGTTATCACGCGGTAATATTGCGGCTTTATTACAGCGCGGGGCTGAGGCTACCATTCTCTATCATCATATTAGCAATGCTTTATTAAATAATGAGCGCTTACCTGTAGTCGTCATGGGGGATTTGAATGATGAAGAGCACTCAACACCGCTGGCTGCTTTGACGATGGGTGAGCGCATCTATGAAGCTGGAGGACTCGATTATGCGCTCTGGCCGGAGGAGGCTAAGGGGTATCTGCATCGTTTTAAGCTCCAAGATACGTTTAATCTAGCGCCTAATATGCGTAATCGTGCTCGCCCGCATACGCATCTGTTTAAAGGCGATGGAACGGTGCTGGATTATATTTTGGTGTCTAATAGCCTGAATAATCAAAATCCTAATGCACGCGCTGAAGTCGCCCATTATCAAGCACTCCATGATCATTTAGATAGTGACGGCATACCCAATCGCCTGCAATCCGATCATGGACAGGTCAAGGTCGATATTCGTGCGGTAGTAGATTATGCCAATCTACCGGAAGTGAAACGTACTATTCGTCTGCACACCCGTTTAGATACTGAAACAGTAATGACGCGCCAAGACTTTATTGATCTAGCAGGGGGCGTGTTTCAATCACCTAAACATTTTAGCCAATGGGATGCTAGAGAGAAGTGGGAAAACTTTTGGTCATTCTTCTTTGATACCGCTTACGGTTGGGTTCCGGCGATTTATGGCACGGTTCCGGTGGATGAGTTATATCAAAAACAGCGTCATAGCATTGAACATATTATCCCGCGTACCTTTTTAGATCAGTATTTAGCAACTAAGCCCCATATCCCGCGCAATGTACGCAATGGCGCCACTGTCAATCCCTTTAATTTTGCGCCCTCAGAGCGCGGTTTAAATGCTAAGCGTTCTAGTTTTGCCTTTGATATGGACGGGGATCGGGTCGTGCGTCCGTTTAATCTCACGCTGCACGCGGATAGTTTCACCAATACGGGCTTTGATGCGGATAATGAATGGGTGATCCCCTCGCGTAATCGCGGTGATGTGGCTCGTGCTATTTTATATATGGTGCTGATTTATGATATTCGTGAGCTATATGATCGTCATCTACAGACGCTAATTCACTGGGCTAAGGTCGATAGTCCGAGTGCGTGGGAGTTTGCTTATAATGATTGGGTATATAACAAACATAGCATTCGCAACCCTTTCATCGATAAGCCGGAAAAGGTTTTGCCGCTTTTGAATAATGCCTTATTACTCAGTTGTGCGGTGTGTCAAGTGAGTGAGGAGCCTCAATAA
- a CDS encoding DMT family transporter → MSTTTSSSVIRGPLIALLGYFVFSTHDAIVKSLENYSVFQTIFFAMLFGYVPFSLARITDKRLTTLRPNNPALVILRSALMVGAMCFAFIAFSILPMVQVYVLLFTTPVMISLLAIPILGEKIHFQRWTAIILGLIGVIIVLRPTPESLEWGHIFSLISAFCGASASIISRKIGNQESSATLILFPLLFNVLIAGATLYFVYKPMPFNDLMAMFAVGVLGLLGQLLVLNSYRLSPAAFVAPMQYSQLIWAVLFGFIFFNESIDQWVVVGSIITIASGVMIVWREAVASKTQPNLNTPNPRITMDDGSLPNPPD, encoded by the coding sequence ATGTCTACCACCACGTCGTCCTCAGTGATTCGAGGCCCTTTGATTGCCTTATTAGGGTATTTTGTATTTTCTACTCATGATGCAATTGTTAAATCATTAGAAAACTACTCGGTATTTCAAACTATCTTTTTCGCTATGTTGTTTGGTTATGTGCCTTTTTCATTAGCACGTATTACCGATAAACGCCTCACCACGCTAAGACCTAATAATCCTGCTTTAGTGATATTACGTTCAGCATTAATGGTTGGGGCGATGTGTTTTGCTTTTATTGCCTTTTCTATACTGCCCATGGTGCAAGTATATGTCTTACTCTTCACGACTCCCGTGATGATTTCATTACTGGCTATACCGATATTAGGAGAGAAAATTCACTTTCAACGTTGGACTGCCATTATATTAGGCTTAATAGGGGTCATCATAGTTTTAAGGCCTACTCCTGAATCATTAGAATGGGGGCATATATTTAGTTTAATTTCAGCTTTTTGTGGCGCTAGTGCCTCTATTATTTCACGTAAAATTGGCAATCAAGAAAGCTCAGCGACACTCATTCTCTTTCCTTTATTATTTAATGTATTAATTGCCGGTGCTACTCTATACTTTGTTTATAAACCTATGCCCTTTAATGATTTAATGGCTATGTTTGCAGTGGGAGTACTAGGTTTATTAGGGCAGTTATTAGTATTAAACTCGTATCGTTTATCACCCGCTGCTTTTGTAGCCCCCATGCAATATAGTCAACTGATCTGGGCGGTGTTGTTTGGGTTTATATTTTTCAATGAGTCTATTGATCAATGGGTGGTGGTTGGCTCAATCATTACTATTGCATCGGGTGTGATGATTGTATGGCGTGAGGCAGTCGCGTCTAAAACTCAACCTAATTTAAATACGCCTAATCCTAGAATTACTATGGATGATGGCTCATTGCCCAACCCGCCCGATTAA
- a CDS encoding DUF4360 domain-containing protein: MKPSIFSWATVTTTLGMGALTLALATPASAANYIQTKSIDFAGSACAAASVSARGNSETLMIFRNWRSVGNDRSNCAISIPVKVPRGVQVGLPTVTYKGSTTPALLTSEVFFAGDLTTAKKLNVRNTFTKTDKTIAWSGCGEDVNIRVNAALMTDYGVGRISSITLSKLPTRACR; this comes from the coding sequence ATGAAACCCTCTATCTTTTCTTGGGCAACTGTTACTACTACTTTAGGCATGGGTGCATTAACATTAGCCTTAGCTACCCCCGCTTCAGCCGCTAATTATATTCAAACTAAATCGATTGATTTTGCAGGCAGTGCTTGTGCTGCGGCATCAGTTAGCGCCCGTGGCAATAGTGAAACGCTGATGATTTTCCGTAATTGGCGCTCAGTGGGCAATGATCGGAGTAATTGCGCGATTAGTATTCCAGTGAAAGTACCGCGTGGTGTGCAGGTAGGATTACCCACCGTGACTTATAAAGGTTCTACTACCCCTGCTCTACTCACTTCGGAAGTGTTTTTTGCGGGTGATCTGACTACAGCTAAAAAGCTCAATGTACGCAATACTTTCACTAAAACCGATAAAACCATTGCTTGGAGTGGGTGCGGTGAGGATGTGAATATTCGCGTGAATGCTGCCCTGATGACTGACTATGGAGTCGGTAGAATTAGCAGCATTACTTTAAGCAAACTACCGACCCGTGCTTGTCGTTAA